A DNA window from Brachionichthys hirsutus isolate HB-005 chromosome 10, CSIRO-AGI_Bhir_v1, whole genome shotgun sequence contains the following coding sequences:
- the trpc6a gene encoding short transient receptor potential channel 6a: MHHRRPAVDNSQHVGFTNAPGGCSRDNLLMFDDFGEENCCTGRCLGSSERQLLARLCAVKRRQALRGPAYMFSAPSVSLSEVEQRFLEAAEYGNIPEVRRMLLYVPNLNVNAVDYMGQNALQLAVANEHLEVTELLLGRLDISRVGDALLLAISKGYIRITEALLSHPAFRDARRLTASPAQADLLDDFYAYDEDGTRFSHDVTPLILAAHCQEYEVVHTLLSKGARIDPPHDYFCGCDSCNYQQKFDSFSHSRSRINAYRGLASPAYLSLSNEDPVLAALELSNELALLADIEKEFKHDYCCLSSQCKDYVVGLLDLCRSTEEVEAILSGETDSGELYDLPGRPSLTRLKLAIKYELKKFVAHPNCQQQLLSIWYENLPGLRQQTTAIKLLVVLAVAIGLPGLSLAYWVAPCSRVGRVMRSPFMKFVAHASSFTIFLGLLILNAADRFAGASILANMTHHHLPEGPQLDPRLLYRTTTTPFTWMEILIISWVIGMIWAEVKEIWSQGPGEYLLEPWNFLDFGMLAIFLASFSCRFSTLRHAHLAQSYVHSTYATLVNVTLPPDIHYFTLARIYWLPSDPQLVSEGLYAIAVVLSFSRIAYILPANESFGPLQISLGRTVKDIFKFMVIFILVFLAFMIGMFNLYSYYLGAKQNDAFTTLEESFKTLFWAIFGLSEVRSVVINNGHKFIENIGYVLYGVYNVTMVIVLLNMLIAMINSSFQEIEDDADVEWKFARARLWFSYFEEGRTLPVPFNLVPSPKSMLGLATGIKALVLQYVIRHSERATGTQLHQLGEDKNSALFGVSKSQTRYQKIMKRLIKRYIIKAQADKESDEITEGELKEIKQDISSLRYELLEEKAQNKETLDGLLRRLGQISTSS, from the exons ATGCACCACAGACGTCCAGCGGTTGATAACAGCCAACATGTGGGTTTCACCAACGCCCCTGGGGGTTGTAGCCGTGACAACCTACTGATGTTTGACGACTTTGGAGAGGAGAATTGTTGCACTGGACGATGCCTCGG cagctctgagaGACAGCTCTTGGCTCGTCTCTGTGCCGTTAAAAGACGCCAGGCTCTCCGCGGCCCTGCCTACATGTTCTCTGCTCCATCAGTTAGCCTGTCGGAGGTCGAGCAGCGTTTCCTGGAGGCGGCTGAGTATGGTAACATACCAGAGGTGAGGCGCATGCTGCTATATGTGCCCAACTTAAACGTCAACGCTGTGGACTACATGGGCCAGAACGCACTGCAGCTGGCCGTAGCCAACGAACATCTGGAAGTGACAGAGCTGCTGTTGGGAAGGTTGGACATTTCCAGAGTTGGCGACGCACTGCTGTTAGCAATCA GTAAGGGTTATATTCGCATCACAGAGGCCCTGTTGTCTCACCCAGCATTCAGAGATGCCCGTCGTCTGACAGCAAGCCCCGCTCAAGCGGACCTGCTGGATGACTTCTACGCTTATGATGAGGATGGGACAAG GTTCTCTCACGATGTCACGCCACTGATCCTCGCGGCACATTGCCAGGAGTACGAGGTAGTTCACACTCTGCTGAGTAAAGGGGCTCGAATCGATCCCCCTCACGATTACTTCTGCGGCTGTGACTCCTGTAACTACCAGCAGAAGTTTGACTCCTTCAGTCACTCCAGATCCAGGATCAACGCCTACAGAGGACTGGCGAGTCCAGCTTACCTCTCCCTGTCCAACGAGGACCCGGTGCTGGCAGCCCTGGAGCTCAGCAATGAACTGGCCCTGTTGGCTGATATTGAGAAAGAATTTAAG CATGATTACTGCTGCCTGTCGAGCCAGTGCAAGGACTATGTGGTGGGCCTTCTGGATCTGTGTCGCAGcaccgaggaggtggaggccaTACTGAGTGGAGAAACGGACTCTGGCGAGCTCTACGATCTACCGGGTCGACCGTCCCTCACACGGCTGAAGTTAGCCATCAAGTACGAGCTCAAAAAG TTTGTGGCTCATCCTAactgccagcagcagctgctgagtATCTGGTATGAGAATCTCCCTGGGCTGAGACAACAAACCACTGCCATCAAGCTGCTGGTGGTGCTGGCGGTGGCGATAGGTCTGCCTGGACTCTCTCTGGCTTACTGGGTCGCTCCGTGCAGCAGA GTGGGAAGAGTGATGCGGAGCCCCTTCATGAAGTTTGTGGCCCACGCTTCATCCTTCACAATTTTTCTGGGTCTGCTGATATTGAATGCTGCCGACCGTTTTGCAGGTGCCTCAATATTGGCGAACATGACCCACCATCATCTCCCAGAGGGACCTCAACTCGACCCTCGTCTGCTTTACCGGACGACCACGACGCCCTTTACGTGGATGGAGATCCTCATTATTTCGTGGGTCATAG GGATGATTTGGGCCGAAGTAAAGGAGATCTGGAGTCAGGGCCCGGGGGAGTACCTGCTTGAACCGTGGAACTTCCTGGACTTTGGGATGCTGGCGATATTCCTGGCTTCCTTCAGCTGCCGCTTCTCCACTCTGAGACACGCTCACTTAGCCCAGTCCTACGTGCACTCGACCTACGCAACACTCGTTAATGTCACGCTGCCTCCCGACATACACTACTTTACATTGG CGCGTATCTACTGGCTGCCGTCGGACCCCCAGCTGGTGTCGGAGGGCCTGTATGCCATCGCGGTGGTGCTGAGCTTCTCTCGGATTGCTTACATCCTCCCAGCCAATGAGAGCTTCGGTCCTCTGCAGATCTCTTTAGGCAGGACCGTGAAGGACATCTTCAAGTTCATGGTCATCTTCATTTTGGTCTTTCTGGCATTCATGATTGGCATGTTCAATTTGTACTCCTACTACCTGGGGGCGAAGCAGAACGACGCCTTCACCAC CCTGGAGGAAAGCTTCAAGACGTTATTCTGGGCTATCTTTGGACTGTCCGAGGTCAGGTCTGTCGTGATAAACAACGGACACAAATTTATAGAGAACATTGGTTACGTGCTGTATGGGGTTTACaacgtcaccatggtgatcgtCCTGCTCAACATGCTCATTGCCATGATTAACAGTTCCTTCCAAGAGATTGAG GATGATGCTGATGTTGAGTGGAAGTTTGCTCGGGCCAGACTGTGGTTCTCCTATTTTGAGGAGGGACGGACTCTCCCAGTGCCCTTTAACCTGGTCCCCAGTCCAAAATCTATGCTGGGATTGGCTACAGGCATCAAGGCCCTGGTCCTGCAGTATGTGATAAGACACAGTGAGAGGGCGACTGGGACACAGCTCCATCAG CTTGGAGAAGACAAAAATTCTGCTTTATTTGGTGTTTCTAAAAGCCAAACCAGATATCAG AAGATCATGAAGCGACTCATAAAGCGCTACATCATCAAAGCCCAAGCAGACAAAGAGAGTGACGAGATCACTGAAG GTGAGCTGAAGGAGATCAAGCAGGACATATCGAGTCTGAGATACGAGCTGCTAGAGGAGAAAGCGCAGAACAAGGAGACGCTGGATGGACTGCTAAGGAGGCTGGGACAGATCAGTACGTCGTCATAG
- the angptl5 gene encoding angiopoietin-related protein 5: MMWTTAVLLLLLPHLLSSTDTGNSADLNTSEPVIEDFTDAPAKAQKTHGGVKGRNTCSIPCDITVKLLRDEKHSVCGQLQQSLLSFGRSTRKLIRDVMEEQHRALDILSSQVMELMTRVQTLTSEVQRSNMETFSIKPVQSHGRDCSDIKDNLISVVPKIPSGIYIVHPDNTDSSFEVFCEMDYMGGGWTVMQRRTDGLTDFKRPWADYADGFGHLAGEHWLGLNKVFHIVNQKDTRFQLHMALVSHDDVTSYASYDDFQLDSETQFFTLHLGRYAGSAGDAFRGYDQEQNQDTAPFSASDVDNDGCDPFCSINNHTVESCSARHNHTGWWFNQCGLANLNGSPEDLELNQGQRMHILWDTWRQKGVPHAIKSVTMKIRRIATNN; encoded by the exons GACACAGGAAACAGCGCCGATTTGAACACATCAGAACCGGTCATTGAAGACTTCACCGATGCTCCGGCAAAAGCACAAAAAACCCAcggaggggtcaaaggtcggaaCACGTGTTCCATCCCATGTGACATCACTGTCAAGCTGCTTCGAGATGAGAAGCATTCAGTCTGTG gtcAATTACAACAATCATTGTTGTCGTTTGGACGCAGCACGCGGAAGCTAATCAGGGATGTGATGGAAGAGCAACACCGAGCCCTGGACATCCTCAGCAGTCAG GTTATGGAGCTGATGACCAGAGTGCAAACGCTCACCTCTGAGGTCCAGAGAAGCAACATGGAGACATTCTCCATCAAACCTGTGCAATCccacg GGCGAGACTGCAGCGACATCAAGGACAACCTCATATCGGTTGTTCCCAAGATCCCCAGCGGTATTTACATCGTCCACCCTGACAACACTGACTCTTCATTTGAG gtcttctGTGAGATGGACTACATGGGAGGTGGATGGACGGTGATGCAGCGGAGGACTGACGGGTTAACGGACTTCAAACGGCCGTGGGCTGATTATGCCGATGGCTTTGGACACCTTGCAG gagaaCACTGGTTGGGTCTGAATAAAGTATTTCATATAGTAAACCAGAAAGATACTCGTTTCCAACTTCACATGGCTTTGGTCTCCCATGACGACGTCACCTCTTACGCATCATATGATGATTTCCAGCTGGATAGTGAAACCCAGTTCTTCACTCTTCATCTGGGCAGATATGCCGGCAGTGCTG GTGATGCATTTCGTGGCTATGACCAGGAACAGAACCAAGACACGGCTCCGTTCAGTGCCTCAGATGTGGACAATGACGGGTGTGATCCTTTCTGCTCAATCAATAACCACACGGTGGAGAGTTGCAGCGCCAGGCACAACCACACTGGATGGTGGTTCAACCAGTGCGGCCTGGCAAACCTCAATGGCTCTCCTGAGGACTTGGAGCTGAATCAGGGACAGAGGATGCACATCCTGTGGGACACCTGGAGACAGAAAGGCGTCCCTCACGCCATCAAATCAGTCACAATGAAGATCAGGAGGATTGCAACGAATAACTGA